The following are encoded together in the Pseudomonas sp. Leaf58 genome:
- a CDS encoding F390 synthetase-related protein yields MNSFNILKHYLWHRFASFGSREALEHWQAKQIDKHLHWVSLNTPFYARCGGKPLAQWPTMNKATMMANFGAMNTVGLTDDEAFMFAHEAECQRDFGKNFRGVTVGLSSGTSGNRGIYLASQAERELWAGAILGKMMPDLLWRKHRVALFLRAGSTLYDTVKSRRLQFQFFDLANTMEANLVQLNQYQPDIIFAPGQVLKLLAQEAEHLVFAPKRIIACAEVLYDDAAHAVRTAWGVEPEHIYQATEGFLGCTQKGVFQLNEDLVHVEPLWLDEAKTRFKPLITDFRRVSQPIIRYELDDVLAINPESRTVFREIAKVEGRCDDILDALTIAGHSVPLYPDFLVRAVLFQSSIDQFQIVQKSPQWLIVRCKPEDNERIARILLDVYQARGLISPVIQHEPMTHDPLAKQRRVVKLPKAVVA; encoded by the coding sequence TTGAATTCGTTTAACATCCTCAAGCACTACCTGTGGCACCGTTTTGCCAGCTTCGGAAGCCGTGAAGCCTTGGAACACTGGCAGGCCAAGCAGATCGACAAGCACCTGCACTGGGTGAGCCTGAATACCCCGTTCTACGCCCGCTGTGGCGGCAAGCCTCTGGCTCAATGGCCGACCATGAACAAGGCCACGATGATGGCCAACTTCGGTGCCATGAACACCGTAGGGCTGACCGATGACGAAGCTTTCATGTTCGCCCATGAAGCGGAATGCCAACGGGATTTCGGCAAGAATTTTCGCGGGGTCACGGTTGGCTTGTCATCCGGGACTTCGGGCAATCGTGGCATCTACCTCGCCTCCCAGGCTGAGCGCGAGCTGTGGGCGGGGGCCATCCTGGGCAAGATGATGCCGGATCTACTGTGGCGCAAGCACCGGGTTGCCTTGTTCCTGCGCGCCGGCAGCACACTGTACGACACAGTCAAATCCCGGCGTTTGCAGTTTCAGTTCTTTGACTTGGCCAACACCATGGAGGCCAACCTGGTGCAGTTGAACCAGTACCAGCCGGACATCATCTTCGCCCCCGGCCAGGTGCTCAAGCTGCTGGCCCAAGAAGCTGAACACCTTGTTTTTGCCCCCAAACGCATCATCGCATGCGCTGAAGTCTTGTATGACGACGCCGCCCATGCGGTGCGCACTGCCTGGGGCGTAGAGCCCGAACACATCTATCAGGCCACCGAGGGCTTCCTCGGCTGCACGCAGAAAGGGGTCTTCCAGCTCAATGAGGATCTGGTGCATGTTGAGCCGTTGTGGCTGGATGAAGCCAAGACGCGGTTCAAGCCATTGATCACGGATTTTCGCCGGGTCTCGCAGCCGATCATTCGCTACGAACTCGATGACGTGCTGGCCATCAACCCCGAGAGCCGCACGGTCTTCCGAGAAATCGCCAAGGTCGAGGGGCGCTGTGACGACATCCTTGACGCCTTGACGATTGCCGGCCATAGCGTGCCGCTGTATCCCGACTTTTTGGTCAGGGCGGTACTGTTCCAAAGCAGTATCGACCAATTCCAGATCGTGCAGAAATCGCCTCAGTGGCTAATCGTCCGGTGTAAGCCTGAGGACAATGAGCGGATTGCCCGGATCCTTCTCGATGTGTACCAAGCGCGTGGGCTGATTTCCCCGGTCATCCAGCATGAGCCGATGACCCATGATCCGCTGGCCAAGCAGCGCAGGGTGGTGAAGCTGCCCAAGGCGGTGGTGGCATGA
- a CDS encoding SPFH domain-containing protein, whose translation MSISQSIQKPQVTILPGAVAILIILAGLAMACWLPHVITQPASYGNSTRILNGDIFDWLIIPLVLFNIFMTMGFAIIEPKEARVLLFFGKFSGVMMDNGFFWINPLASTRKVSLKIENFESEQIKVNDKTGSPIMAAAVVSTQVVDPEAYTFNADDTEALVMNAIDRVLRKTVSLYAYDISGSHDANEKGNVCLRDDSEEISARFKEEIQLIVSNIGMEVLDANFTNLSYAPEIAGVMLQRQQASALMDSRKILVASTVTVVKDAIKSMESITNGQESIRMDEKTKAELAANLLTVMVSERGAQVTLPLS comes from the coding sequence ATGTCCATCAGCCAGTCCATTCAAAAACCGCAGGTGACCATTTTGCCCGGTGCGGTTGCCATCCTGATCATCCTTGCCGGCCTCGCGATGGCATGCTGGCTCCCACATGTCATCACTCAACCGGCCAGCTATGGCAATTCGACGAGAATCCTCAATGGCGACATCTTCGACTGGCTGATCATTCCATTGGTTTTGTTCAACATCTTCATGACCATGGGTTTTGCGATTATTGAACCTAAAGAAGCCAGAGTGCTGCTATTTTTCGGCAAATTCTCGGGAGTCATGATGGATAATGGGTTCTTCTGGATCAACCCGCTAGCCAGTACCCGCAAGGTTAGCTTGAAGATCGAAAACTTTGAGTCTGAGCAGATCAAAGTCAATGACAAGACAGGCTCCCCCATCATGGCGGCAGCCGTGGTCAGCACCCAGGTTGTTGACCCTGAGGCTTACACGTTCAATGCGGATGACACCGAAGCTCTGGTCATGAACGCAATCGACCGTGTACTGCGCAAAACTGTCTCCCTGTATGCCTACGACATCAGTGGCAGTCATGACGCGAATGAAAAGGGTAACGTCTGCCTGCGGGATGATTCGGAAGAGATCTCTGCTCGCTTCAAAGAAGAAATCCAGCTGATCGTCAGCAACATCGGGATGGAAGTGCTCGACGCCAACTTCACCAATCTGTCCTATGCACCGGAAATCGCCGGCGTGATGCTGCAGCGCCAGCAGGCCAGCGCCCTGATGGATTCACGAAAGATCCTGGTGGCATCCACTGTCACCGTGGTTAAAGATGCCATCAAGTCCATGGAATCCATTACAAACGGTCAAGAATCGATCAGGATGGATGAAAAGACCAAGGCTGAGCTGGCGGCCAACCTGCTCACTGTAATGGTCAGTGAGCGTGGCGCCCAGGTGACCTTGCCTCTCAGCTAA
- a CDS encoding DUF4262 domain-containing protein, which produces MSRSPDDIPGLIQEAITQNIEKYGLHVQYVFASEDTPSFIYTIGMTDIGAPELLVFSLPPQDLYEAISQLYHEMRMGQRPKDSDRITDLWSVPMILESVDREDAAQYTLQAEAYYRGKGVKPVYKQMVWPDTHGKYPHQYGFDKTLRASQPYLGKRHPRLDDDCGVEYFSHH; this is translated from the coding sequence ATGAGCCGCAGCCCAGACGACATTCCAGGCCTGATTCAAGAGGCCATCACTCAAAACATCGAGAAATATGGGCTGCATGTGCAGTACGTGTTTGCCTCTGAGGATACTCCGTCCTTCATCTATACGATCGGCATGACCGACATCGGTGCGCCCGAGCTGTTGGTGTTTAGCCTACCACCGCAGGATTTGTACGAGGCTATCAGTCAGCTGTACCACGAAATGAGGATGGGGCAACGCCCGAAGGATTCCGACAGAATCACTGATCTGTGGTCTGTGCCGATGATTCTGGAAAGCGTCGACCGCGAGGATGCGGCTCAGTATACCCTCCAGGCCGAGGCGTACTACCGTGGAAAAGGGGTGAAGCCTGTCTACAAGCAGATGGTGTGGCCGGACACCCATGGCAAATACCCGCACCAGTATGGCTTTGACAAGACGCTCAGGGCGTCTCAACCCTACCTCGGCAAGCGCCACCCCCGTCTGGATGATGACTGTGGGGTGGAGTATTTCTCCCACCACTGA
- a CDS encoding NYN domain-containing protein, translated as MQNQAGEGGKKLAVLIDADNVSAAAIDAMLNKIATLGYPCVKRMYGDWTSPGLTAWKKVMRKHALQPIQQFAFTKGKNSTDGAMMIDAMDLMYTQRFDGFCICSSDSDFTRLAIRLREQGLTVYGFGERKTPDSFVSACTQFTYIEPSKVADESAIPAKSTASTEGDSQAKPTASAIPALQLATAAKPRPVTAGAKRAIRDAIEAGKDKTGWCNGATLGGKVNAQVFGCKKLMNLIERYPDHFEVEWRYVTGDSGNRSMYVRNKPVIQSVETHCASALH; from the coding sequence ATGCAGAACCAAGCCGGTGAAGGTGGAAAGAAGCTGGCGGTACTGATCGACGCCGACAATGTGTCGGCTGCCGCCATTGATGCCATGCTCAATAAAATTGCCACGCTCGGTTACCCGTGCGTCAAGCGAATGTATGGTGATTGGACGTCACCTGGCCTGACGGCCTGGAAAAAAGTCATGCGCAAGCATGCACTGCAACCCATCCAGCAATTCGCCTTCACCAAAGGCAAGAACTCCACTGATGGCGCGATGATGATCGATGCCATGGATCTGATGTACACCCAGCGTTTCGACGGCTTCTGCATCTGTTCCAGTGACAGTGATTTCACCCGGCTGGCCATTCGACTGCGTGAGCAGGGGCTGACCGTCTATGGATTCGGTGAGCGCAAGACCCCGGACTCCTTTGTTTCGGCCTGCACGCAGTTCACCTATATCGAGCCATCCAAGGTTGCCGATGAGTCCGCGATTCCTGCAAAGTCAACGGCCAGTACCGAGGGGGACAGCCAAGCAAAGCCGACAGCCAGCGCCATCCCAGCCCTACAGTTAGCAACTGCTGCCAAGCCTCGCCCCGTTACAGCAGGGGCCAAGCGGGCCATCCGTGATGCGATTGAGGCAGGCAAGGATAAAACAGGCTGGTGCAATGGCGCGACACTGGGCGGGAAAGTGAATGCCCAGGTCTTCGGCTGCAAGAAATTGATGAACCTCATCGAACGATACCCCGACCATTTCGAGGTCGAGTGGCGCTACGTCACGGGGGATAGTGGCAACCGCTCGATGTACGTGCGCAACAAGCCCGTCATCCAATCCGTCGAGACACACTGTGCCTCTGCTCTTCACTGA
- a CDS encoding 3'-5' exonuclease gives MSSNFSRVMCFDMEMCCWEDKRQLGEILSIGLVELDLTTGQTHREAHYYVKPVRDRVSPFCEELTGITQRMVERQGRPLQDVITTITKGFGARRPYVAWGDDAAYLARECRKHGFTSPFHLSVDAGLLYRIKKRSSENVGLSQALQRAGAEFEGSAHNALVDAKNLATLIVRAELL, from the coding sequence ATGAGTAGTAATTTCTCCAGGGTCATGTGCTTCGACATGGAAATGTGTTGCTGGGAAGATAAGCGCCAGCTGGGGGAGATCCTCTCCATCGGCCTGGTTGAGCTTGATCTCACCACCGGGCAGACGCATCGCGAGGCGCACTACTACGTCAAGCCAGTTCGCGACCGGGTATCGCCCTTCTGTGAGGAGCTCACCGGGATCACGCAGCGCATGGTGGAACGCCAGGGCAGACCCCTGCAGGATGTGATAACGACCATCACCAAGGGTTTCGGTGCGCGACGGCCCTATGTTGCCTGGGGTGATGATGCCGCCTACCTGGCCCGAGAATGCCGGAAGCATGGCTTTACCAGCCCGTTTCACCTATCAGTTGATGCAGGCTTGCTGTACCGTATCAAGAAACGCAGCAGTGAAAATGTGGGATTGTCGCAGGCGCTGCAACGGGCTGGCGCTGAGTTTGAAGGCTCGGCGCATAATGCGCTGGTCGACGCGAAGAATCTGGCCACACTGATTGTGAGAGCCGAACTTCTTTAG
- a CDS encoding 3-oxoacyl-[acyl-carrier-protein] synthase III C-terminal domain-containing protein, which yields MKLIASAIELPRRCVTSAELDTLSGLPQGQTETSFLIKRRYYADPQGGETADYLGASALKQALAEGGLSIEDVDCLIAACATSAQAIPYNAASIYRHMGSDRRIHTFDVGMTCLSFLQALDVANLYLSSGRYRRVAIVSADLASVGLNHAHPEASAIFGDGAVAYIFEAVSVLSWGRSREDADKLVFGVKSICFETVHQAYDFCEIRAGGSSRHISQVQDAEALEQFRLDNAFKMDGKRLYRHVLKDFRPYVDRHLTQLEMTLDDVSLVIPHQASGHGLMHVQRLLEVEDERFFNVFSQYGNQVAASIPCALHLARVAGRYKAGDTLLLLGTSAGMSYGSVVVEIR from the coding sequence ATGAAACTGATTGCCAGCGCAATCGAGCTGCCGCGCCGTTGCGTCACCTCCGCCGAACTGGACACCCTGTCCGGACTTCCCCAAGGCCAGACAGAAACCAGCTTCCTGATCAAACGGCGCTACTATGCCGACCCTCAAGGCGGTGAGACTGCCGATTACCTGGGCGCCAGCGCACTCAAGCAAGCGCTGGCTGAAGGGGGGCTGTCAATTGAGGACGTGGACTGTCTGATTGCTGCCTGCGCCACCTCAGCCCAGGCCATCCCGTACAACGCTGCCAGCATCTATCGGCACATGGGCTCCGATCGGCGCATCCATACCTTTGATGTCGGCATGACCTGCCTGTCCTTCCTGCAGGCCCTGGACGTGGCCAACCTGTACCTGAGCAGCGGGCGGTACCGCCGCGTGGCCATTGTCAGCGCTGATCTGGCCTCGGTGGGACTCAATCACGCACATCCCGAAGCATCAGCGATCTTCGGCGATGGTGCGGTGGCCTACATTTTCGAGGCGGTGAGCGTCTTGAGCTGGGGTCGCAGCCGCGAAGACGCAGACAAGCTGGTGTTTGGTGTCAAAAGCATCTGCTTTGAAACTGTTCATCAGGCCTATGATTTCTGTGAGATCCGGGCGGGCGGCAGTAGCCGGCACATCAGTCAAGTGCAGGACGCTGAGGCGCTTGAGCAGTTCCGCCTGGATAACGCATTCAAAATGGACGGCAAGCGCCTGTACCGCCACGTTCTCAAGGATTTCAGACCTTACGTTGACCGGCACCTGACGCAGCTGGAGATGACTTTGGACGACGTCAGCCTGGTGATTCCGCATCAAGCCAGTGGTCATGGCCTCATGCACGTCCAGCGCTTGCTGGAGGTTGAGGATGAGCGCTTCTTCAATGTCTTCAGCCAGTATGGTAATCAGGTGGCGGCGTCCATTCCCTGTGCGCTGCACCTGGCCAGGGTCGCGGGGCGCTACAAGGCGGGTGACACCTTGCTGCTCCTAGGAACCTCTGCCGGGATGTCGTATGGCAGTGTGGTGGTGGAAATACGATGA
- a CDS encoding MBL fold metallo-hydrolase — protein MIDYNPIKQFKIYQAGHCTHPGCVAEKGCGIEPREFPAYVALIEHERYGLILFDTGYDPEFFVQTRSFPESLYARTTPVTLPVPLVEQLLADGIDQKVIRHLVLSHFHADHIAGLKRFTEATFVADERGYRKLMTMGRWRQVMQGFLKGLLPSDFESRTAFVNDYPDSVRSILRLDAWKYCNLQAAPLFKDGSTYLVNLPGHAAGHIGLLFRMNGKWVLLCGDAYWTQGNLDPGGNGRPSWLARLIMDSPRQFDTTLDAIVRLRLDAGDRLKVIGSHDSSIAQGNPTLEFV, from the coding sequence ATGATTGATTACAACCCGATCAAGCAATTCAAAATCTACCAGGCAGGCCATTGCACGCACCCAGGATGCGTGGCGGAGAAGGGCTGTGGCATCGAGCCCAGAGAATTCCCCGCCTATGTCGCCCTGATTGAGCATGAGCGCTACGGCTTGATTCTGTTCGACACCGGATACGACCCGGAATTTTTCGTGCAGACCCGCAGCTTCCCGGAGAGCCTGTACGCCCGCACCACGCCTGTGACCCTGCCCGTGCCACTGGTTGAGCAACTGCTGGCCGATGGCATCGATCAAAAGGTCATCCGCCATCTGGTGCTGTCCCACTTTCATGCCGACCACATCGCAGGCCTCAAGCGCTTCACCGAGGCCACCTTTGTGGCGGATGAGCGAGGTTATCGCAAGCTGATGACGATGGGGCGTTGGCGCCAGGTCATGCAGGGGTTCCTCAAGGGCTTGTTGCCCAGCGATTTTGAAAGCCGCACCGCGTTTGTGAATGACTACCCCGACTCCGTTCGCTCCATCCTGCGCCTGGATGCCTGGAAGTATTGCAACCTTCAAGCAGCGCCGCTGTTCAAAGATGGTAGCACCTACCTGGTCAACCTCCCAGGGCATGCTGCAGGACATATCGGCCTGCTGTTTCGTATGAACGGCAAATGGGTATTGCTGTGTGGAGATGCGTACTGGACGCAGGGCAATCTCGATCCAGGTGGAAATGGCAGGCCGAGCTGGCTGGCGCGCTTGATCATGGACAGTCCACGGCAGTTCGACACAACCCTTGATGCCATTGTCCGGCTGCGCCTAGATGCTGGCGACCGGCTGAAGGTAATCGGTTCACATGACAGCTCCATTGCCCAAGGAAATCCAACCCTTGAATTCGTTTAA
- a CDS encoding NAD(P)-dependent oxidoreductase, whose protein sequence is MLLVTGGTGFLGRNFLEQTQEPCIFTGRDRTKGEEIARATGHRFIPIDLTRSTLNEVEDLGPITGIVHSAALSSPWGTYDNFFINNYLVTRLLLNFALKQGVERFVHISTPSLYFDFKDRTMIPESFRPDRPVNHYAETKELAEAEVLRESAKLHTTVLRPRGIFGKYDTTIFPRLVTLGDRGGIPLARKGQAVVDITHVDNVVHAIELALKGHHKSGNAYNITNGEPMAVIDLINHFRRCWAVR, encoded by the coding sequence ATGCTGTTGGTCACAGGCGGTACCGGATTTCTAGGGCGCAACTTCCTGGAGCAGACTCAGGAGCCGTGCATTTTCACAGGCCGAGATCGGACAAAAGGCGAGGAGATTGCCCGTGCCACTGGCCATCGCTTCATCCCGATTGACCTGACGCGCAGCACGTTGAACGAGGTGGAGGATCTGGGGCCCATTACTGGGATTGTGCACAGCGCGGCTTTGTCGTCCCCCTGGGGCACCTACGACAACTTCTTCATCAACAACTACCTGGTTACCCGGTTATTGCTCAACTTCGCCCTCAAGCAGGGGGTTGAGCGGTTCGTGCACATTTCGACGCCAAGTTTATATTTCGACTTCAAGGATCGCACCATGATTCCTGAATCGTTCAGGCCTGACCGTCCCGTGAACCACTATGCGGAGACCAAGGAGCTGGCGGAGGCAGAAGTCTTGCGCGAGTCCGCCAAGCTGCACACCACCGTGCTACGCCCAAGGGGCATTTTCGGCAAGTACGACACGACCATTTTCCCACGCCTGGTGACGCTGGGCGACAGGGGCGGCATCCCGCTCGCCCGCAAGGGTCAGGCGGTGGTCGACATCACCCATGTGGACAATGTGGTGCACGCCATTGAGCTGGCACTCAAGGGTCACCATAAGTCTGGAAACGCCTACAACATCACCAATGGCGAGCCGATGGCGGTCATTGACCTGATCAATCACTTTCGCAGGTGCTGGGCCGTCAGATGA
- a CDS encoding ATP-grasp domain-containing protein: MAAVIEHKSGFKLCRESQMAVDALKSQGKPYVVAALSQLQRDRVMTDAAPLVVGTLDFIKAALRQRKLPMPEENCYPEALGHLLHRSIWQSTLYEVVQEVVKGRPLFAKPSKRTKRFTGMVIRDGFDWRLDRISRNEPVWCSEVCEWKSEWRYYVVCHQIQGKALYHGDGAHGVDERVVHEAVALMAALPGTPVSYAIDFGVLASGKTALVEMNDGFSIGAYDGVDPQVYLALLETRWHQLTTV, from the coding sequence ATGGCCGCAGTCATCGAGCATAAATCAGGGTTCAAGCTCTGCCGGGAATCGCAGATGGCTGTCGACGCACTGAAAAGTCAGGGCAAGCCCTATGTTGTGGCGGCACTGTCACAGCTGCAGCGCGACCGGGTAATGACCGACGCCGCGCCGCTGGTGGTGGGCACCCTGGACTTCATCAAGGCCGCGCTGCGCCAGCGAAAGCTACCAATGCCCGAGGAAAACTGCTACCCCGAAGCACTGGGCCACCTGCTGCACCGATCAATCTGGCAATCCACGTTGTATGAGGTTGTCCAGGAGGTGGTGAAGGGGAGGCCGCTATTCGCAAAACCCTCCAAGCGCACCAAGCGCTTTACTGGCATGGTGATCAGAGACGGCTTTGACTGGCGCCTGGACAGAATTTCGCGCAATGAGCCTGTGTGGTGCAGCGAAGTCTGTGAGTGGAAGAGCGAATGGCGGTACTATGTGGTTTGCCATCAAATCCAGGGCAAGGCTCTGTACCACGGTGATGGCGCACACGGTGTCGATGAACGGGTGGTGCACGAAGCGGTGGCCCTCATGGCGGCTCTTCCTGGCACACCTGTCAGTTACGCAATCGATTTTGGCGTATTGGCCAGCGGCAAGACCGCGCTGGTGGAAATGAATGATGGGTTTTCGATTGGCGCCTATGACGGGGTTGATCCTCAGGTCTATCTGGCGCTGCTGGAAACCCGATGGCATCAACTAACCACTGTGTGA
- a CDS encoding GNAT family N-acetyltransferase, with the protein MMQIIDICNEGGSLSGYIVDASQPNLENYLSVHTNLSRAIMLHLRHRGERVALLANLYVEEACRGQGHGGELVDRFCQEAEAGGATAYLLICDEAETQLDGFELCQWYEAFGFCTVFKTSQGPLMVVPEALCNSLAEFLGVGAEPDEAYEP; encoded by the coding sequence ATGATGCAGATTATCGATATCTGCAACGAAGGGGGTTCGCTTTCCGGTTATATTGTCGATGCCAGCCAGCCCAACCTGGAAAATTACCTGAGCGTTCACACCAACCTCAGCCGGGCAATCATGCTGCACCTGCGCCATCGCGGGGAGCGGGTAGCGCTGCTGGCAAACCTGTACGTGGAGGAAGCCTGTCGCGGACAGGGTCATGGTGGCGAACTGGTGGATCGGTTCTGTCAGGAAGCTGAAGCCGGAGGCGCCACCGCCTATCTGCTCATCTGCGACGAGGCAGAGACCCAACTCGATGGTTTTGAGCTATGCCAGTGGTACGAAGCGTTCGGTTTTTGCACGGTGTTCAAGACCTCCCAGGGCCCGCTGATGGTCGTTCCCGAGGCCTTGTGTAACAGCTTGGCTGAGTTTCTTGGGGTGGGCGCTGAGCCCGATGAGGCGTACGAGCCCTAG
- the trxA gene encoding thioredoxin has product MSRTIKVTQENFEEVVLKSKVPVLVDFWAPWCGPCKMIAPMLDEMSTERDDLVIAKIDISEDDKLAQNYGVRAIPTFLVFKNGVVEGTKIGAMSRAQMKVFLSGKI; this is encoded by the coding sequence ATGTCACGCACCATCAAAGTCACCCAAGAAAATTTTGAAGAAGTCGTTTTGAAGTCCAAGGTTCCAGTCCTGGTGGATTTCTGGGCCCCCTGGTGTGGCCCCTGCAAGATGATCGCCCCCATGCTTGACGAGATGTCTACCGAACGTGATGACCTGGTCATCGCCAAGATCGACATCAGCGAGGATGATAAGCTGGCGCAGAACTACGGCGTACGGGCCATTCCTACCTTCCTGGTCTTCAAGAACGGGGTTGTCGAAGGCACCAAAATCGGCGCCATGTCCCGCGCCCAGATGAAAGTTTTCCTCAGTGGTAAAATCTGA
- a CDS encoding DUF3883 domain-containing protein — MERIAFIKTGWAIDYRGEEVVGRHQHINRYAEAHERFNFLQAPDGRYYAYIHPIGAHFSTPRPLESRGWTLIFVAARDGDGPITVVGYYENATFERQFTDRPEYGTVPFPLDADGAHFSYVVSADKATLIPLEDRQIEISGDHMKRTPVLYVRGNRDEQNQPWREELASLAERIVGSQPDRAKERPPFLKFPDAEHRKQVELAAMQHAYTMFDSLYDIGDVSSLNLGFDLLFSDRVTGEQLHVEVKGTSMDTPHFFLTRNEYNYHENPRWRLFVVTGALDEPVGHLLDFDQVYETFDLTPFAYEGVTKKVL; from the coding sequence ATGGAACGAATTGCATTCATTAAGACGGGCTGGGCCATCGATTACCGGGGCGAAGAGGTGGTGGGGCGTCATCAGCACATCAACCGCTATGCCGAAGCGCACGAGCGCTTCAACTTCCTTCAGGCACCGGATGGGCGTTACTACGCGTATATCCACCCTATTGGCGCGCACTTCTCAACGCCACGCCCCCTGGAGAGTCGTGGCTGGACACTGATATTTGTCGCCGCACGCGATGGCGACGGCCCGATCACGGTGGTTGGCTACTACGAGAACGCTACTTTTGAACGGCAGTTCACCGATCGCCCCGAGTATGGGACGGTACCCTTCCCGCTCGATGCGGATGGAGCCCACTTCAGCTACGTAGTCAGTGCGGACAAGGCGACCCTCATCCCCCTGGAAGATCGGCAGATCGAGATCAGCGGCGACCATATGAAGCGCACCCCGGTGTTGTACGTGCGGGGCAACCGCGATGAGCAGAATCAGCCCTGGCGCGAGGAGTTGGCCAGCCTGGCCGAGCGCATCGTGGGTAGCCAGCCTGACAGGGCCAAGGAAAGACCGCCGTTTCTCAAGTTTCCGGATGCCGAGCACCGGAAGCAGGTGGAGCTGGCGGCCATGCAGCATGCCTACACGATGTTCGACAGCCTGTACGACATTGGCGACGTCTCCAGCCTGAACCTGGGATTCGACCTGCTGTTCAGCGACAGAGTTACCGGCGAGCAACTACATGTCGAAGTGAAGGGCACCAGCATGGATACGCCCCATTTCTTCCTGACCCGCAATGAATATAACTACCACGAGAACCCGCGCTGGCGGTTGTTTGTGGTCACAGGAGCGCTGGACGAGCCGGTTGGCCACCTCCTCGATTTCGATCAGGTCTATGAGACGTTTGACCTGACGCCGTTCGCCTACGAAGGTGTGACAAAGAAGGTACTTTAA